GGAACAGCGAAATACTCGAAACAAGCGAGAAAAGACCAAATAGAGAACATATAGCATCTTTATAGCGTACAAAGGGCCTGAGTGGGGCTCAGTGGGGCTAAAATCCAGTTTCAGGCATTGCCTCCCGGCATCTATACTGTTACCGAAGATGGTAACGGGGGCACGTCCCGTATTCGCCGATCATTACTATCTTGGACGCGGTCAGGGCTGCTTCCGAAGGCGGGTAGGTGCGTGCCTCGAAACGGGGCAGAGCGTTGCAGCAGGAACGGGATCTCTACGAAGGTTTCGCGCTTCAGGCGGTCGACGAGAAGGGTCGCGTCGCCATTCCTGCAGACCTGCGCAGCGCCGCCGAGCGCAACAGCGACGTGCGCCAGATCGTCGTCGGCAAACACCCTTTCGATGCCTGCCTTTCGGCGCACGACCTTGGCTGGTCGCGCGAGAAATTCTCGCGTGTCGACCGCGAGGAATCGCCGTTCGAAGGCGATGGCAGCACCGTGCGCGCCAAGCGCAAGGCGTTCGGCGCGGTCGAGCGCGCCCAGTTCGACGCCAATGGCCGTTTCGTGATTCCGCCCTTCTTCCGCAAGAAGGCGAAGGTCGGGCGCTGGGCCTTTTTCAGCGGCGCCGGCGAGACGTTCGACATCTGGGCACCCGAAGTGCTGATGGCCGATACCGACCCGGAAAATGAGGAAATCCGCGAAATCTGCGAGTTTCTCCTCGAGCAGAAGGGGGTGACGCTGTGAGCGGCGATGCTCCCCATATTCCCGTACTGCGCGACGAAGTGATCGACGCGCTCGCCATCGTGCCCGGCGAGCGCCATGTCGACGCGACCTTCGGCGCGGGTGGCTATACGCAAGCAATCCTCGAGCGGGGTGCCGAGGTGGCCGCTTTCGATCGTGACTCCCAGGCGATCGAGGGCGGCCATGGTCTTGTCGAAGCGAGCGGCGGTCGGCTGACGCTGATCGAGGCGCCGTTTTCGGCGATGGAAGGCGAGCTCGAACGCCGCGGCTTCCTTCCAGTCGACGGCGTGACGATGGACATCGGCGTGTCCTCGATGCAGCTCGACCAGGCCGAACGCGGCTTTTCCTTTCAGCAGGACGGGCCGCTCGACATGCGGATGGCGCCCGACGGCATGACTGCCGCCGAATGGCTGAACACCGCCGACGAAAGCGAGATCGCCGATGTGCTCTATCACTATGGCGAGGAACCGCGCTCGCGGCGGGTGGCCAAGGCGATCGTCTCCGCAAGGCCCCTTACGCGGACTTCCGAACTGGCGAACGTGGTTAGGAAAGCGTTAGGCCATCGCCCGCACGACAAGAAGGACCCCGCGACCCGGACATTTCAGGCGATCCGCATCCATATCAATCGCGAGCTCGACGAGCTGGCGGAAGGGCTTGCAGCCGCGGAACGCGTGCTCAAGCCCGGCGGCCGGCTGGCGGTGGTGACGTTCCACAGCCTTGAGGATCGCCTGGTCAAGCGCTTCCTGCGCGAACGCAGCGGATCGCAGCCCGCCGGATCGCGCCATCGCCCGGTTCAGGTCCAGGCGGCTGCCGCCAGTTTCGAAGCGCCGCAGCGGGCGGTGCGCCCGGGTGAAGCGGAAATCGCCCGTAATCCCCGGGCCCGTTCAGCAACGCTTCGGGTCGCGAAGCGTACGAATGCGGCGCCGTGGTCGTCGTGAGTGTGAGTAAGGAGTTGAAATGATGGCTGGCTATGGACTGAAGGGCTTCGGCTGGTTCCTGTGCGGTGTCGTCGTGGCGCCCGCCTGCTACATGGTGACGAGCCAGGTGGCGGCGGAGCGCGCGCAGCTCGCGGCGATGGATCGCGCGATCGTGCAGGCACACAAGGACATCCGCTCGCTCGAGACCGAATTCAAC
This genomic interval from Sphingosinithalassobacter tenebrarum contains the following:
- the rsmH gene encoding 16S rRNA (cytosine(1402)-N(4))-methyltransferase RsmH, producing the protein MSGDAPHIPVLRDEVIDALAIVPGERHVDATFGAGGYTQAILERGAEVAAFDRDSQAIEGGHGLVEASGGRLTLIEAPFSAMEGELERRGFLPVDGVTMDIGVSSMQLDQAERGFSFQQDGPLDMRMAPDGMTAAEWLNTADESEIADVLYHYGEEPRSRRVAKAIVSARPLTRTSELANVVRKALGHRPHDKKDPATRTFQAIRIHINRELDELAEGLAAAERVLKPGGRLAVVTFHSLEDRLVKRFLRERSGSQPAGSRHRPVQVQAAAASFEAPQRAVRPGEAEIARNPRARSATLRVAKRTNAAPWSS
- a CDS encoding division/cell wall cluster transcriptional repressor MraZ — encoded protein: MQQERDLYEGFALQAVDEKGRVAIPADLRSAAERNSDVRQIVVGKHPFDACLSAHDLGWSREKFSRVDREESPFEGDGSTVRAKRKAFGAVERAQFDANGRFVIPPFFRKKAKVGRWAFFSGAGETFDIWAPEVLMADTDPENEEIREICEFLLEQKGVTL